In Prevotella sp. oral taxon 475, one DNA window encodes the following:
- the map gene encoding type I methionyl aminopeptidase has protein sequence MVFTKKRRWHCLPGQLPTDLDKQVMYWENKGKLVPTRELIKTPEQIEGIRRSGVVNTGVLNEVERQICVGMTTGEIDRICQAYCTAHGAIPACLNYEGFPKSVCTSINEVVCHGIPKDNEVLQEGDIVNVDFTTILDGYYADASRMFIIGKTSPEKEQLVRVAKECLEIGAEAAKPYGFVGDIGHAISKHAEKYHYGVVRDLCGHGVGLAFHEEPEVMHFGHRGQGMLLVPGMVFTIEPMINMGTWKVFIDADDEFGWEVITGDELPSAQWEHTFLMTEHGVEILTR, from the coding sequence ATGGTTTTCACAAAAAAAAGAAGATGGCACTGCCTGCCGGGACAACTTCCTACAGACCTGGACAAGCAAGTGATGTATTGGGAAAATAAAGGTAAACTCGTTCCTACACGAGAACTGATCAAAACACCCGAACAAATTGAAGGTATCAGACGAAGTGGGGTGGTGAACACCGGCGTGCTCAACGAGGTGGAACGACAAATCTGCGTCGGGATGACCACAGGCGAAATCGACCGCATCTGCCAAGCCTATTGCACTGCCCACGGAGCTATTCCCGCTTGCCTAAACTACGAGGGATTCCCCAAAAGCGTGTGCACGAGCATCAATGAGGTGGTGTGTCACGGTATCCCTAAAGATAACGAGGTGCTCCAAGAGGGAGATATCGTTAACGTAGACTTTACCACCATCCTCGACGGATATTATGCCGATGCCTCGCGCATGTTTATCATCGGAAAAACCTCGCCAGAAAAAGAACAACTGGTGCGCGTGGCAAAAGAATGCTTGGAAATCGGTGCTGAAGCCGCAAAACCCTACGGATTCGTAGGCGATATCGGGCATGCCATCTCAAAACACGCCGAGAAATATCATTATGGCGTGGTGAGAGATCTATGCGGTCATGGCGTGGGACTGGCTTTCCACGAAGAACCCGAGGTGATGCACTTCGGACATCGCGGACAGGGTATGTTGCTCGTTCCTGGAATGGTCTTCACCATCGAACCGATGATTAACATGGGCACTTGGAAAGTATTCATCGATGCCGACGACGAATTCGGCTGGGAGGTCATCACAGGCGACGAACTGCCCAGCGCACAGTGGGAACATACGTTCTTGATGACGGAACATGGAGTGGAAATCTTGACGCGATGA
- a CDS encoding CinA family protein, with protein sequence MELETKVLSRELQQHLYDNGKSIATAESCTGGRIAEAIIATPGASKYFKGGVISYTNEIKEKLLNVDPEVLEENSAVCEAVAIQMVQGACETLNTDYAISATGYAGPVAGDFDGIPVGTIWLACGSKDKTMTLKLEEDFGRDINLAIATNRALRLFLNFLKEEEIKEK encoded by the coding sequence ATGGAACTGGAAACAAAAGTCTTGAGCAGAGAATTACAACAACACCTCTATGATAATGGCAAATCTATTGCAACTGCCGAAAGCTGCACAGGTGGCAGAATCGCAGAGGCTATCATCGCGACACCTGGTGCATCGAAATATTTCAAGGGAGGTGTAATTAGTTATACCAACGAGATAAAAGAGAAACTTCTAAATGTCGATCCTGAAGTGTTGGAAGAAAATTCAGCCGTATGTGAAGCCGTTGCCATTCAGATGGTGCAAGGCGCATGCGAAACATTGAACACTGATTATGCTATTTCCGCAACCGGCTATGCAGGTCCCGTAGCTGGAGATTTTGATGGCATTCCCGTTGGAACGATTTGGCTCGCCTGTGGTTCAAAGGATAAAACCATGACATTGAAGTTAGAAGAAGATTTTGGTAGAGATATCAATCTCGCTATTGCCACCAATAGAGCACTACGTCTCTTCCTTAATTTTCTGAAGGAGGAAGAAATAAAAGAAAAATAA
- the rpmG gene encoding 50S ribosomal protein L33 gives MAKKAKGNRVQVVLECTEMKNSGLAGTSRYVTTKNRKNTPERMELMKYNPIMKKMTLHKEIK, from the coding sequence ATGGCAAAGAAAGCTAAGGGTAATAGAGTTCAGGTTGTTCTTGAATGCACAGAAATGAAGAATAGTGGGTTGGCTGGTACAAGCCGCTATGTTACAACAAAGAATAGAAAGAACACACCTGAACGTATGGAATTAATGAAATACAATCCAATCATGAAGAAGATGACGCTTCATAAGGAGATAAAATAA
- a CDS encoding DUF4295 domain-containing protein: MAKKVVATLRDGSKDGRAYTKVIKMIRSPKTGAYIFDEKMVPNEAVQDFFKK; the protein is encoded by the coding sequence ATGGCAAAGAAAGTAGTTGCAACCCTTCGTGATGGTTCAAAAGATGGACGTGCTTACACTAAAGTTATAAAAATGATAAGAAGTCCCAAGACTGGAGCTTACATTTTTGATGAAAAAATGGTTCCTAACGAAGCTGTACAGGATTTTTTCAAGAAATAA
- the rsfS gene encoding ribosome silencing factor — MTETKRLVETITKGIQEKKGSKIVVADLNGVDGAIANYFVICQGNSPTQIEAIAESIGETVRKELKEKPTHVVGLGLNQWVAIDFVDVMVHVFLPEMRTFYDLEHLWADAKLTHLPDLD, encoded by the coding sequence ATGACAGAGACAAAAAGATTAGTTGAAACGATTACAAAAGGGATACAAGAAAAAAAAGGTTCAAAGATAGTTGTTGCAGACCTCAACGGCGTTGATGGAGCCATTGCCAACTATTTTGTTATCTGCCAGGGAAACTCTCCTACACAAATCGAAGCCATTGCCGAATCTATCGGTGAAACTGTACGTAAGGAATTGAAAGAAAAGCCTACTCACGTCGTTGGGTTAGGACTCAACCAATGGGTTGCGATAGATTTTGTGGATGTGATGGTTCATGTTTTTCTGCCAGAAATGCGTACTTTCTACGACCTTGAACATCTCTGGGCTGACGCGAAACTTACCCACCTACCCGACCTTGACTGA
- a CDS encoding DUF975 family protein, translating to MRSITNYKDSALESLKGKWDKGVIATLIYLLIAGLPSGVLNVAVKNAGTLWSLLVIPLAWGLTVYFLSIARREEDLSYERLFDGYRDFVRIFLTTFLSGIYIILWSLLLIVPGIIKYYSYSMVSYILKDDPTLKNNAAIEKSMKMMEGHKMQLFLLDLSFLGWVLLSCLTLGLGFLLLIPYIQTTRAHFYEDLKAETEGFMMEEATVRA from the coding sequence ATGAGATCAATTACGAATTACAAAGACAGTGCCCTTGAAAGTTTGAAGGGCAAATGGGACAAAGGTGTCATCGCCACACTGATTTATCTGCTCATCGCCGGACTGCCTTCCGGCGTATTGAACGTTGCCGTCAAGAACGCAGGAACTCTTTGGAGTCTGTTGGTTATACCCTTGGCTTGGGGACTTACCGTGTATTTTCTCTCAATAGCTCGTCGGGAAGAAGATCTGTCTTATGAAAGACTTTTCGATGGTTATAGAGACTTTGTCAGAATCTTTCTCACCACATTCCTTTCAGGTATCTACATCATACTGTGGTCGCTCCTGCTCATTGTTCCCGGCATCATCAAATATTATTCTTATTCGATGGTGTCCTACATTCTGAAAGACGACCCCACGCTTAAGAACAATGCAGCCATTGAGAAAAGTATGAAGATGATGGAAGGACATAAGATGCAGCTCTTCCTGCTCGACTTGAGTTTCCTTGGCTGGGTTCTCCTTTCCTGTCTCACATTAGGTTTGGGTTTCTTACTTCTCATTCCTTATATCCAAACTACCCGTGCCCATTTCTACGAGGATTTGAAAGCCGAGACCGAAGGTTTCATGATGGAAGAGGCGACTGTTAGAGCATAA
- the trmB gene encoding tRNA (guanosine(46)-N7)-methyltransferase TrmB, with protein sequence MSKGKLEKFAEMETFTNVFQYPFSVLKQRSFEMKGHWREAYFHNSNPIVLELGCGKGEYTVELARLFPCVNFIGVDIKGARMWKGAKMAIEEKLPNVAFLRTNIEFIDHFFGANEVQEIWLTFSDPQMKNVHKRLTSTFFMARYRRFLEDRGVIHLKTDSNFLFTYTSYMVEKNGFPQLFRTEDLYHAEGIDTQTRKILSIRTYYENMWIERGLNIRYLKFLLPHTGELIEPDVEIPLDEYRSYHRSKRSGCETGK encoded by the coding sequence ATGAGCAAAGGAAAGTTAGAGAAATTCGCCGAGATGGAAACCTTTACAAATGTTTTCCAATATCCTTTTTCGGTGTTGAAACAAAGGTCCTTCGAGATGAAAGGGCATTGGCGTGAAGCATATTTCCATAATTCCAACCCCATTGTCTTGGAACTAGGCTGCGGAAAAGGAGAATATACCGTAGAATTGGCGCGCCTTTTCCCTTGCGTTAATTTTATTGGTGTTGATATCAAAGGGGCCAGAATGTGGAAAGGAGCCAAGATGGCGATAGAGGAAAAGCTGCCGAATGTAGCTTTTTTACGCACAAATATTGAATTCATCGACCATTTTTTTGGAGCAAATGAGGTACAAGAAATCTGGCTTACTTTCAGCGACCCACAGATGAAAAACGTTCATAAACGGCTTACGAGTACGTTTTTCATGGCTCGTTATCGCCGCTTTTTAGAGGATAGGGGAGTGATTCATCTAAAAACCGACTCTAATTTCCTCTTTACCTACACTTCTTATATGGTGGAAAAGAATGGTTTCCCGCAATTGTTTCGCACTGAAGACTTGTATCATGCCGAGGGTATCGATACCCAGACGCGCAAAATACTCTCTATCCGCACATACTATGAAAATATGTGGATAGAGCGTGGACTGAATATTCGGTATTTGAAATTCCTGTTACCTCATACTGGAGAATTGATAGAACCGGATGTTGAAATCCCTTTGGACGAATATCGTAGCTATCATCGTTCAAAACGCAGTGGGTGCGAAACTGGCAAATAA
- the rpsA gene encoding 30S ribosomal protein S1 — MSNFKDVQPLAEFNWNEFENGSSVEVSKDALEKAYDETLNKVSEHQVVDGTVISIDKKEVVVNIGYKSDGIIPASEFRYNPDLKVGDVVEVYIENQEDKKGQLILSHKKARLSKSWERVNAALENEEVIQGYIKCRTKGGMIVDVFGIEAFLPGSQIDVHPIRDYDVFVGKTMEFKVVKINQEFRNVVVSHKALIEAELEAQKKEIISKLEKGQILEGTVKNITSYGVFVDLGGVDGLIHITDLSWGRVSDPHEVVTLDQKINVVILDFDDEKRRIALGLKQLSPHPWDALDAELKVGDHVKGKVVVIADYGAFVEIAPGVEGLIHVSEMSWSQHLRSAQDFLHVGDDVEAVILTLDRDERKMSLGIKQLKEDPWETIEVKYPIGSKHTSRVRNFTNFGIFVELEEGVDGLIHISDLSWTKKVKHPSEFTQVGAEIDVIVLEIDKENRRLSLGHKQLEENPWDTYETVYTPGSVHQGKISEMMDKGAVITLNEGGEGFATPKHLVKEDGTQAQLGEELDFKVIEFVKDTKRIILSHSRTFEEGKDDIKPARKQHASKKSESSAQINNVAAGTTLGDIDVLADLKAKLEKGN, encoded by the coding sequence ATGTCTAATTTTAAAGATGTGCAACCGTTGGCCGAGTTCAATTGGAACGAATTTGAGAACGGTAGCTCTGTAGAAGTAAGCAAAGATGCTCTTGAAAAGGCTTACGATGAAACCCTTAACAAGGTTTCTGAGCATCAGGTTGTTGATGGAACAGTTATTTCTATTGACAAAAAAGAGGTTGTTGTTAATATCGGTTACAAAAGTGACGGTATTATTCCAGCTTCAGAATTCAGATATAATCCTGATCTGAAAGTTGGTGATGTTGTCGAGGTTTACATTGAAAACCAAGAAGACAAGAAAGGACAATTGATCCTTTCACACAAGAAGGCGCGCTTGAGCAAGAGCTGGGAGCGTGTTAACGCAGCTCTTGAAAATGAAGAAGTTATCCAAGGATATATCAAGTGTCGCACAAAAGGCGGCATGATTGTAGACGTCTTCGGTATTGAAGCCTTCTTGCCCGGTAGTCAGATTGACGTTCATCCCATCAGAGATTATGACGTATTTGTGGGCAAGACCATGGAATTCAAAGTTGTTAAGATCAATCAGGAATTCCGAAATGTCGTTGTGTCGCATAAGGCTCTTATTGAAGCTGAGCTCGAAGCTCAAAAGAAAGAAATCATCTCCAAGCTCGAAAAAGGACAGATTCTTGAAGGAACCGTTAAGAACATCACTTCTTATGGCGTATTTGTCGACTTGGGTGGTGTTGACGGACTCATTCACATCACAGATTTGTCTTGGGGACGTGTCAGCGATCCACACGAAGTGGTTACTTTGGATCAAAAGATCAATGTCGTTATTCTCGACTTTGATGATGAGAAACGTCGTATTGCACTGGGTTTGAAGCAATTATCTCCCCATCCTTGGGATGCTTTGGATGCAGAATTAAAGGTGGGCGACCATGTTAAAGGTAAGGTTGTTGTCATTGCAGATTATGGAGCCTTTGTTGAAATTGCACCGGGTGTAGAAGGACTCATCCATGTTTCGGAAATGTCTTGGAGCCAACATCTACGCAGTGCGCAAGATTTCTTGCACGTAGGCGACGATGTTGAAGCCGTAATTCTTACCCTTGACAGAGACGAACGCAAGATGTCTCTTGGCATCAAACAACTGAAAGAAGATCCTTGGGAGACGATTGAGGTGAAATACCCCATTGGAAGCAAACATACTTCAAGAGTTAGAAACTTCACCAACTTCGGTATTTTCGTTGAATTAGAAGAAGGTGTTGACGGATTGATTCACATTAGCGACCTTTCTTGGACGAAAAAGGTGAAACATCCTTCTGAATTTACCCAAGTAGGAGCAGAGATAGACGTTATTGTTCTTGAAATCGACAAGGAGAACAGACGTCTCAGCCTCGGTCATAAACAACTTGAGGAGAATCCCTGGGATACTTATGAGACGGTGTATACCCCCGGAAGCGTGCATCAAGGTAAGATCTCCGAGATGATGGATAAGGGTGCTGTTATTACACTGAACGAAGGTGGCGAAGGTTTTGCAACTCCTAAACACTTAGTTAAAGAAGATGGAACCCAAGCTCAACTGGGTGAAGAGCTCGACTTTAAGGTGATAGAGTTTGTGAAAGATACCAAGAGAATCATTCTTTCGCATAGCCGTACCTTTGAGGAAGGTAAAGACGACATCAAGCCTGCTCGTAAACAACATGCTTCGAAAAAGTCTGAATCATCGGCTCAAATCAACAATGTCGCAGCAGGAACAACGCTTGGAGACATTGATGTATTAGCTGACTTGAAGGCAAAATTGGAAAAAGGGAACTAA
- the tsaD gene encoding tRNA (adenosine(37)-N6)-threonylcarbamoyltransferase complex transferase subunit TsaD, giving the protein MKKHLIYILGIESSCDDTSAAVLQNDILLSNVTASQDVHKNYGGVVPELASRAHQQNIVPVVDQALKRANITKEDLSAVAFTRGPGLMGSLLVGVSFAKGFARALNIPLIDVNHLQGHVMAHFIKEEGNQTQVPPYPFLCLLVSGGNSQIVKVNAYNDMEILGQTIDDAAGEAIDKCSKVMGLGYPGGPIIDRLARQGNPKAFKFAEPNIPGLDYSFSGLKTSFLYQLQKWVGENPDFIEQHKIDIAASLEFTIVDILMKKLRLAVRQTGITHVAVAGGVSANNGLRNAFHEAAEKLGWTIYIPKFSYTTDNAAMIGITGYYKFLDKQFCAIDQPAFSKVTFE; this is encoded by the coding sequence ATGAAAAAACACCTTATATATATATTAGGAATCGAAAGCAGCTGCGACGACACGTCGGCTGCCGTACTACAAAACGATATTCTGTTGAGCAACGTCACCGCATCGCAAGATGTGCATAAAAATTATGGTGGTGTGGTGCCCGAGTTAGCCTCACGCGCACATCAACAGAATATTGTACCGGTGGTTGATCAGGCTCTGAAACGTGCCAACATCACAAAAGAAGATCTCTCGGCTGTGGCTTTCACACGCGGACCGGGCTTGATGGGATCGTTACTCGTGGGTGTGAGCTTTGCTAAAGGATTCGCACGCGCATTAAATATTCCCCTGATCGATGTCAATCATTTGCAGGGGCATGTCATGGCACATTTCATCAAAGAAGAGGGAAATCAGACGCAGGTTCCACCTTATCCCTTTCTGTGTTTGCTGGTCAGCGGTGGCAACTCACAAATCGTTAAAGTGAACGCCTATAACGATATGGAGATACTGGGACAAACCATCGACGATGCCGCCGGAGAAGCTATTGATAAATGTTCAAAGGTGATGGGATTGGGTTATCCGGGTGGTCCCATCATCGACCGACTCGCTCGACAGGGAAATCCCAAAGCCTTTAAATTCGCAGAACCAAACATCCCCGGCTTAGACTATAGCTTTTCTGGTCTGAAAACATCCTTTCTCTATCAGCTTCAGAAGTGGGTAGGGGAGAACCCCGACTTCATCGAACAGCATAAGATAGACATTGCTGCAAGTCTCGAATTCACAATCGTAGATATTTTAATGAAAAAACTCCGACTCGCTGTAAGGCAGACGGGCATAACACACGTGGCTGTGGCTGGCGGTGTGTCAGCCAACAACGGTCTTCGCAACGCCTTCCACGAAGCAGCAGAGAAGTTGGGGTGGACTATCTATATTCCCAAATTTAGCTATACAACCGATAATGCTGCCATGATAGGTATTACCGGATACTATAAGTTCTTAGATAAGCAATTTTGTGCGATCGACCAACCCGCCTTCTCAAAGGTTACATTCGAGTAG
- the rpmB gene encoding 50S ribosomal protein L28, which produces MSKICQITGKKAMVGNNVSHSKHRTKRSFDVNLFSKKFYYVEEECWISLKISAAGLRLINKVGLDAALKQAVAKGHCDWKDIKVIGE; this is translated from the coding sequence ATGTCGAAGATTTGTCAGATTACAGGTAAAAAGGCAATGGTTGGCAACAATGTTTCGCACTCAAAGCATCGTACAAAACGTAGCTTTGATGTAAACTTGTTCAGCAAAAAGTTCTACTATGTCGAAGAAGAATGCTGGATTAGCTTAAAAATAAGTGCTGCAGGTTTGCGTTTAATCAATAAAGTTGGTCTTGATGCAGCCTTAAAGCAAGCTGTTGCAAAAGGTCATTGCGATTGGAAGGACATTAAAGTTATAGGAGAATAA
- a CDS encoding branched-chain amino acid aminotransferase, giving the protein MKNLDWASLSFGYIPTDYNVRCYYRDGKWGEIEVCSDEYIKLHMAATCLHYGQEAFEGLKAYRCPDGKIRVFRMDENARRLQDTCRGILMPPLPDDRFEEMVIKAVRLNQEYVPTYESGATLYIRPLMIGTSAQVGVRPANEYLFLILVTPVGPYFKGGFSPNPYVIVRNYDRSAPLGTGMFKVGGNYAASFRANALAHEKGYASEFYLDAKEKKYIDECGAANFFGIKDNTYITPKSSSILPSITNKSLMQLARDMGLRVEQRAILEEELATFEEAGACGTAAVISPISYIDDWETGARYQFSKNGEPGPISQKLYHHLRNIQYGIEEDVHGWTQVVVE; this is encoded by the coding sequence ATGAAGAATTTAGATTGGGCCAGCTTATCCTTCGGATACATCCCCACCGACTATAATGTTCGTTGTTATTACCGTGACGGAAAGTGGGGAGAAATTGAAGTTTGTTCGGACGAATACATCAAGTTGCACATGGCTGCGACCTGTTTACACTATGGCCAAGAGGCCTTCGAGGGGCTGAAAGCCTATCGATGTCCTGACGGAAAGATACGCGTGTTCAGAATGGACGAGAATGCTCGCCGACTGCAAGACACCTGTCGTGGAATCCTTATGCCGCCCTTGCCCGACGACCGGTTTGAAGAAATGGTCATCAAAGCGGTGCGTCTGAATCAAGAATACGTACCAACCTATGAGAGTGGGGCTACGCTTTACATCCGTCCGCTGATGATCGGTACAAGTGCGCAGGTAGGTGTCCGTCCAGCAAACGAATATCTCTTCCTGATTCTCGTAACACCGGTCGGCCCTTATTTTAAAGGCGGATTCTCACCCAATCCGTATGTCATCGTGCGCAACTACGATCGGTCGGCCCCTTTGGGCACAGGTATGTTCAAAGTGGGAGGAAACTATGCCGCATCGTTCCGCGCCAACGCACTGGCCCACGAGAAAGGGTACGCCAGTGAATTCTATCTCGACGCTAAAGAAAAAAAATATATCGATGAATGCGGAGCCGCCAACTTCTTCGGAATTAAGGATAACACTTATATTACTCCAAAATCTTCGTCCATCCTGCCGAGCATCACCAACAAAAGCCTCATGCAACTGGCCCGAGATATGGGCCTGAGAGTGGAGCAACGCGCCATTCTGGAAGAGGAACTTGCTACTTTCGAGGAGGCCGGGGCCTGCGGAACGGCAGCAGTAATCAGTCCGATTTCCTATATCGACGATTGGGAAACCGGTGCACGATACCAGTTTAGTAAGAACGGAGAGCCCGGCCCCATCTCTCAAAAACTCTACCATCATTTGCGCAACATTCAGTATGGAATAGAAGAAGATGTACACGGCTGGACACAAGTTGTTGTAGAATAG
- the xseA gene encoding exodeoxyribonuclease VII large subunit — MHTDTLTLYELNQLVKEALTLTMPDEYWVEAEISELREVRGHCYMELVQKDPHNHIPLAKASAKCWKNRWAYLGPYFERTAGQTLRAGLKVRAKVYAHFHESYGFSWIINDLDPTFTLGDMARKRREIILQLKAEGVFDLQRELSLPLFAQRIAVVSSEQAAGYGDFYRQLKNNQLGLQFHVSLFPAVMQGEQTESSIVDALNRINSRIEDFDAVVLIRGGGATSDLSSFDSLLLAENVANFPLPVITGIGHDRDESILDMVACIRVKTPTAAATLLVEHLAEVYHRVVKAQEKLSHLVRHRMEMEGMRLERMTEKIPVLFSLVKSRREERMTQLSLRLQHAVKERIQQEKQYVDRLELQIPSLIHRKITQEGHRITMLTQRSQAQDPAVLLKRGYSITLHRGRVVHDAKVLQPGDVLETRVEKGQITSIVK, encoded by the coding sequence ATGCACACAGATACGCTCACATTATACGAATTGAACCAATTGGTGAAGGAAGCCCTAACCCTCACTATGCCTGATGAATACTGGGTGGAGGCCGAAATATCCGAGCTTAGAGAAGTACGCGGACATTGCTATATGGAACTTGTGCAGAAAGACCCACATAACCATATCCCCCTGGCGAAAGCCTCTGCCAAGTGCTGGAAAAATCGATGGGCGTATCTCGGTCCATACTTCGAACGCACGGCAGGACAGACTTTGCGGGCCGGATTGAAGGTGAGGGCCAAAGTGTATGCCCATTTTCATGAGTCATATGGATTTTCGTGGATCATCAACGATCTTGATCCCACCTTTACACTGGGCGATATGGCCCGCAAACGCCGGGAAATCATTCTGCAATTGAAGGCAGAGGGTGTGTTCGATCTTCAGAGAGAACTCTCCCTGCCGCTCTTTGCACAGCGCATTGCGGTTGTTTCCAGCGAACAGGCAGCCGGCTACGGCGATTTTTATCGACAACTGAAGAACAATCAACTCGGTCTTCAGTTTCACGTTTCGCTCTTCCCGGCCGTGATGCAGGGCGAGCAGACGGAGAGTAGCATCGTGGATGCACTGAACAGAATCAATAGTAGGATAGAAGACTTTGATGCCGTCGTACTGATACGAGGCGGAGGAGCCACCAGCGATCTGAGCAGCTTCGACAGTCTTCTTCTGGCGGAAAACGTAGCCAACTTCCCTCTGCCCGTTATCACCGGGATAGGACACGACCGAGACGAGAGCATCTTAGACATGGTGGCCTGCATACGCGTAAAAACACCTACGGCAGCGGCAACACTCCTTGTAGAACACCTTGCAGAGGTGTATCATCGCGTGGTGAAAGCCCAGGAAAAACTCTCACACCTCGTCCGACATCGCATGGAAATGGAAGGAATGCGACTTGAGCGAATGACTGAAAAAATTCCCGTGCTGTTCTCCCTCGTGAAAAGTAGGCGAGAAGAACGAATGACCCAACTCTCGTTGCGTCTTCAACATGCCGTCAAAGAAAGAATCCAACAAGAGAAACAGTATGTCGACAGACTCGAACTGCAAATCCCTTCCCTCATTCATCGGAAAATTACACAAGAAGGACATCGCATCACAATGCTGACACAGCGCAGTCAGGCACAAGACCCTGCTGTGCTACTCAAACGCGGCTATAGCATCACCCTACACAGAGGACGGGTTGTACACGATGCAAAAGTTCTTCAACCGGGCGATGTCCTCGAGACCCGTGTAGAAAAGGGACAAATTACCTCCATTGTGAAATAA
- the xseB gene encoding exodeoxyribonuclease VII small subunit — protein sequence MAKQEMKYEEAVAQLEEIVSKMETGELDVDSLSTHLKMAQKLIKLCKDKLTKTDSEIKKMLNDE from the coding sequence ATGGCAAAACAAGAAATGAAGTATGAAGAAGCCGTCGCCCAGCTTGAAGAAATCGTCAGCAAGATGGAAACAGGCGAACTGGACGTCGATTCGCTTTCGACACACCTGAAGATGGCGCAAAAACTCATTAAACTCTGTAAAGACAAACTCACAAAAACAGATTCTGAGATAAAGAAAATGCTTAACGACGAGTAG
- a CDS encoding F0F1 ATP synthase subunit gamma has protein sequence MSLKEIKNRIASVNSTRKITSAMKMVASSKLHHAQGMIENMLPYERMLEHILKAFLVSMPDAQTVFNRERKELKRIALVVYSSNSSLCGGFNANIIKMMQQAVNHYREAGVTDIVVYPIGRKAAEQAAKLGLTLAGDFTHLAEKPSAQVCAGIATELAGKFARQEFDKVELIYHHFKSAGSQILTRRTFLPIDLSTEVGRYNDRDLSSNLVTAKAQEYLRKKRTSEEKKKDEAKPLNDNFIVEPDMKSILETLIPKELNLMLYTALLDSNASEHAARMVAMQTATDNADELLRVLNLQYNKSRQQAITNELLDIMGGTVNN, from the coding sequence ATGTCTTTAAAAGAGATAAAGAACAGGATAGCCTCTGTGAACAGCACTCGGAAGATAACGAGTGCCATGAAGATGGTAGCCTCCTCCAAATTGCATCATGCACAGGGGATGATAGAGAACATGTTGCCCTATGAACGCATGTTAGAACATATCCTCAAAGCTTTCTTGGTTTCGATGCCCGATGCTCAAACCGTTTTCAACAGAGAGCGAAAGGAGCTGAAGCGCATAGCCCTGGTGGTTTATTCAAGCAATAGCAGTCTATGCGGTGGATTCAACGCCAATATCATCAAGATGATGCAACAGGCCGTGAATCACTATCGAGAGGCTGGCGTGACGGACATCGTGGTTTATCCCATTGGGCGGAAGGCTGCTGAACAGGCGGCGAAGCTGGGGCTTACGTTAGCAGGTGACTTCACTCATTTGGCCGAAAAGCCCAGTGCGCAGGTCTGTGCTGGCATAGCCACCGAGCTGGCAGGAAAATTTGCTCGACAAGAGTTCGACAAAGTGGAATTGATTTATCACCACTTCAAGAGTGCCGGTTCGCAGATACTCACCCGTCGTACCTTTCTGCCCATTGATCTCTCTACCGAAGTGGGTCGTTACAACGACAGAGATCTCTCCTCGAATCTCGTTACAGCAAAGGCACAAGAATATCTACGAAAGAAACGTACGTCTGAGGAAAAGAAGAAGGACGAAGCGAAGCCGCTGAATGACAATTTTATTGTAGAGCCGGATATGAAGTCGATCTTAGAGACGCTGATCCCGAAAGAGCTCAACCTAATGCTCTACACTGCTTTGCTCGATAGTAATGCCAGCGAGCACGCTGCGCGGATGGTAGCGATGCAGACGGCCACCGATAATGCCGACGAACTCTTGCGAGTTCTCAATCTGCAATACAATAAGAGTCGTCAGCAGGCCATCACCAACGAATTGCTCGACATCATGGGTGGAACGGTCAACAACTGA